The following are from one region of the Carnobacterium gallinarum DSM 4847 genome:
- a CDS encoding low temperature requirement protein A yields MEERKVSWLELFYDLIFVVAISSTTHLLLEIEKEPQRMFLIMGEYLLMVVPLWWAWAGETMFLNRYGLIIKKPALFMFVQMLFMLLMTASFNLNFDATYPTFLIGYIGIRFSTILQYYSVQRCLEDEKSRKVVKLLRNYFTMTILISSSSIFFDGSLRYFILFLGMFLDIVIPLFNHNRLNSAPVDVAHLAERLGLFTLITFGETVVALIGILTGKTNHIETLLYVGLSFLVIILIWWSYYDQMDDVIDKEQETNGQLLLYSNLFLLLAVTFFAAALHLGAQQHVQPKVLVHLFFMSFFLFYSVKHFIFNRHRKGEIERKMIKRILLLGSLIIGMYLLALIVHPSVLIILICLAVLSLLDNQLRYQF; encoded by the coding sequence ATGGAAGAACGTAAAGTGAGTTGGTTGGAGTTATTTTATGATTTGATATTTGTAGTAGCAATTTCATCAACAACCCATTTGTTATTAGAAATAGAAAAAGAACCGCAGCGAATGTTTTTGATCATGGGAGAGTATTTATTAATGGTTGTACCTTTGTGGTGGGCGTGGGCAGGAGAAACGATGTTTTTAAATCGGTATGGTTTAATTATTAAGAAACCTGCGTTATTTATGTTTGTGCAAATGCTATTTATGTTACTTATGACAGCTAGTTTTAATTTGAATTTTGATGCAACGTATCCGACATTTTTGATCGGGTATATCGGGATTAGATTTAGTACGATTTTACAATATTATTCTGTCCAACGTTGTTTAGAAGATGAAAAAAGTCGAAAGGTAGTTAAGTTATTACGTAATTATTTTACAATGACCATATTGATTAGTAGTTCATCTATTTTCTTTGATGGGTCTTTACGTTATTTTATTTTATTTTTAGGCATGTTTTTAGATATTGTGATTCCTTTATTCAATCACAATCGTTTAAATTCTGCACCTGTTGATGTTGCACATTTAGCAGAACGTTTGGGATTGTTTACGTTAATTACTTTTGGGGAAACGGTTGTTGCTTTAATTGGGATTTTGACTGGGAAAACCAATCATATTGAAACTTTACTTTATGTAGGCTTGTCTTTTTTAGTGATTATTTTAATATGGTGGTCATATTATGATCAAATGGATGATGTTATCGATAAAGAGCAAGAAACAAATGGTCAACTTTTGTTATATAGCAATTTATTTTTACTATTAGCTGTTACTTTTTTTGCAGCAGCCTTGCATTTAGGTGCTCAGCAACATGTTCAACCTAAAGTCTTAGTTCATTTGTTTTTCATGTCTTTCTTTTTGTTCTATAGTGTCAAACATTTTATTTTTAATCGACATCGTAAAGGTGAAATTGAAAGGAAAATGATTAAGCGAATTCTACTTTTAGGAAGTTTGATTATCGGAATGTATTTGCTAGCATTGATAGTGCATCCATCTGTTTTAATTATCTTAATTTGTCTAGCTGTGTTATCTTTGTTAGACAATCAACTTCGCTATCAATTTTAA
- a CDS encoding universal stress protein, with protein sequence MEQQYKQILVGVDGSVESETAFRKALQIAKRNQASLLLVHVVDTLGFQSISDYEGLITDNVMDQVKEKMDEYSIFAERMGVENVTALIMNGSPKLLLAKEIPAEHQTDLILLGATGLNAVERLFMGSVSQYIIQNASCDVLIVRTDLENQAITHQENWK encoded by the coding sequence ATGGAGCAACAGTATAAACAGATTCTTGTTGGTGTGGATGGATCTGTAGAATCAGAAACGGCTTTTAGGAAAGCTCTACAAATTGCCAAACGTAATCAAGCGAGTTTGCTTTTAGTTCATGTTGTGGACACTTTAGGTTTTCAAAGTATTTCAGATTATGAAGGGTTAATTACGGATAATGTGATGGATCAAGTGAAAGAGAAAATGGACGAGTATAGCATTTTTGCGGAGCGAATGGGTGTTGAAAATGTAACAGCCTTGATTATGAATGGTTCGCCTAAACTATTACTTGCTAAGGAAATTCCAGCAGAGCATCAGACGGATTTAATTTTACTAGGTGCTACCGGCTTAAATGCTGTGGAACGATTATTTATGGGCTCTGTTTCACAATATATCATCCAAAATGCTAGTTGTGATGTATTAATTGTCCGAACAGACTTAGAAAATCAAGCAATCACCCACCAGGAAAATTGGAAATAA
- a CDS encoding universal stress protein, protein MTQEYQRILVAIDGSKEAELAFQKAVQVALRNHSALLLVQVIDPIVFQSYAGSEELMTEQIVQEVSQQVKQTMEEYLKVAKEQGVTDVRYTIEYGSPKHKIAKELTEEQQIDLIMIGATGLNALERFFVGSVSGYVIREASCDVLVVRTNLDNQGYSEEQ, encoded by the coding sequence ATGACTCAAGAATATCAACGTATTTTAGTAGCAATTGATGGTTCCAAAGAAGCTGAACTAGCTTTTCAAAAAGCTGTTCAAGTGGCTCTTCGTAATCATTCAGCTTTACTTTTAGTTCAAGTAATTGACCCGATTGTTTTTCAAAGTTATGCAGGATCAGAGGAATTAATGACAGAGCAGATTGTGCAAGAAGTTAGTCAGCAAGTGAAACAAACGATGGAAGAATACTTAAAAGTAGCGAAGGAACAAGGTGTTACAGATGTTCGTTATACGATTGAATATGGTTCGCCTAAGCATAAAATTGCGAAGGAACTAACAGAAGAGCAACAGATTGATTTAATTATGATTGGTGCAACTGGACTAAATGCATTGGAACGTTTCTTTGTTGGTTCTGTGTCAGGTTATGTTATTCGTGAGGCTAGTTGTGATGTTTTAGTTGTTCGCACGAATTTGGACAATCAAGGGTATTCTGAAGAACAGTAA
- a CDS encoding MurR/RpiR family transcriptional regulator — translation MLFLDKTPDLTSFDLAIYKYIAEHSEAVTEMKIKDLADATHTSTTSILRFCKRFDCTGFAEFRIKLQIYLKEQHQLQTTSHIIDETTYIDFLHRTNEPFFQSKIQEAVELLKGKELILFIGEGASNVMALYGSLYFSSIFNMALHIEDPSNHPVDFLSETLSDKVCIVALSVNGETPEIIDYISHLNFSKSAVLSITNSSKSTVAQLSDVNIPYYITREIKNTADITSQLPALYTIEYLAKAVGNQLTNH, via the coding sequence ATGCTCTTTCTTGATAAAACACCTGATTTAACCTCATTTGATTTAGCTATTTATAAATATATCGCTGAACATTCCGAGGCTGTTACTGAAATGAAGATTAAAGACTTAGCAGATGCCACTCACACGAGTACAACAAGTATTCTACGTTTCTGCAAACGTTTTGATTGTACAGGTTTTGCAGAATTTCGGATCAAGCTCCAAATCTACTTAAAAGAACAGCATCAACTGCAAACAACTTCTCATATTATTGATGAAACCACTTATATTGATTTTTTACATCGGACAAATGAGCCTTTTTTTCAAAGTAAAATCCAAGAAGCGGTGGAACTTTTAAAAGGCAAAGAATTGATTTTATTTATTGGAGAAGGTGCTTCAAATGTTATGGCACTCTACGGTTCCCTTTACTTTTCTTCTATTTTTAATATGGCCCTTCACATTGAAGATCCTTCTAATCATCCAGTTGATTTTTTATCCGAAACTTTATCTGATAAAGTTTGCATCGTCGCTCTTTCCGTCAATGGCGAGACACCTGAAATTATTGATTATATTAGTCATTTAAATTTTAGTAAAAGTGCGGTTTTATCAATTACAAATAGCTCTAAATCAACGGTGGCACAGTTATCGGATGTAAATATTCCTTATTATATTACACGAGAAATAAAAAACACAGCTGATATTACTTCACAACTTCCAGCCTTATATACGATTGAATATTTAGCAAAAGCAGTTGGAAATCAACTCACCAATCATTAA
- a CDS encoding PTS sugar transporter subunit IIC, producing the protein MNKFMDFLQNKLIPPLTKLANLRYLVAIRNGLVVTLPAIIAGSIFLILGNIPIDPWINFVAPYEGMISVAVNGSFGMVAVLATIGIGYELSKSYELDPISGATLSFMAFVITQFDNNYTLDTTNFGSSGLFTAIISAIISVEILRFFIKRNIVIRLPDGVPEAVGNSFISLIPAVVILLTFWVVRVPLGFDVNAFIQMIFSPLLFALNSLPGIIIYTILVSLLWAAGIHGDMTLEGVSDPIFIQFLTANALAYAAHEPLPYITASGFSSLFVNVGGTGATLCLVLLMLRSKSATYKELGKIAFPGACFEINEPVIFGFPIVMNPLMLIPFTIVPVILASASYLLMYFGIISRPVTMVPWTMPPIIGPLMATGWDWRAGVWSAIEMVIAVSVYFPFFKIAEKQMLQNEDKSNKEADTTHLEESTVSA; encoded by the coding sequence ATGAATAAATTTATGGACTTTTTACAAAACAAACTTATTCCACCATTAACAAAGCTAGCAAATTTGCGTTACTTAGTAGCTATTCGTAATGGTTTAGTTGTTACATTACCTGCAATTATTGCGGGCAGTATTTTCTTGATTTTAGGGAATATTCCAATTGATCCATGGATTAACTTTGTTGCCCCTTATGAAGGAATGATTAGTGTAGCTGTTAACGGTTCCTTTGGCATGGTGGCTGTCCTAGCGACTATTGGCATCGGTTATGAATTAAGTAAGAGCTACGAATTGGATCCTATATCTGGAGCAACGCTCTCCTTTATGGCTTTCGTTATTACTCAATTTGATAACAACTATACATTAGATACAACAAATTTTGGCTCCTCTGGTTTATTTACAGCCATTATTTCTGCAATTATTTCAGTTGAAATTCTACGTTTCTTTATTAAACGTAATATCGTGATTCGTTTGCCAGATGGCGTTCCTGAAGCTGTAGGAAATTCTTTTATTTCACTAATTCCTGCAGTTGTTATTTTACTAACTTTCTGGGTCGTCCGAGTTCCTCTTGGATTTGATGTAAATGCCTTTATTCAAATGATTTTCTCACCACTTTTATTTGCCTTAAACAGCCTACCAGGTATTATTATTTATACCATCTTAGTTTCACTTTTATGGGCTGCTGGAATTCATGGAGATATGACATTAGAAGGTGTCTCAGATCCAATTTTCATTCAATTTTTAACAGCAAATGCCTTAGCTTACGCTGCTCACGAACCACTTCCTTATATTACTGCATCAGGCTTTTCAAGTCTTTTTGTGAATGTTGGCGGAACTGGTGCAACACTTTGCTTAGTCCTCTTAATGCTACGCTCAAAAAGCGCTACCTATAAAGAACTAGGAAAAATTGCTTTCCCAGGAGCATGTTTTGAAATCAACGAACCGGTTATTTTCGGTTTTCCAATTGTAATGAATCCATTAATGCTGATTCCATTTACTATTGTACCCGTTATTTTAGCATCTGCTTCTTATCTATTAATGTATTTTGGTATTATTTCTCGCCCTGTGACAATGGTTCCTTGGACCATGCCACCAATTATCGGTCCTCTCATGGCAACTGGTTGGGATTGGCGTGCAGGCGTTTGGTCAGCGATTGAGATGGTTATTGCAGTATCTGTTTACTTCCCGTTCTTCAAAATTGCGGAAAAACAAATGCTTCAAAATGAAGATAAATCAAACAAAGAAGCAGATACCACTCATTTGGAAGAATCAACTGTTTCAGCTTAA
- a CDS encoding 6-phospho-beta-glucosidase, with the protein MKKNLKIVTIGGGSSYTPELVEGFIKRHAELPLTELWLVDVEAGEEKQRIVGEMARRMFKAANIDCEVHLTLDRKTALKDADFVTTQLRVGQLDARILDERIPLSHGMIGQETNGAGGIFKALRTVPVILDIVEDMKVQCPNAWLVNFANPAGMVTEAVLRYGNWDKVVGLCNIPVNAEVEEAAILERKQEELFFQFAGINHLHWHTVVDNKGVDLTDELISRMYGKNSDNKSIVANIKDNNMIFEQIENLHMVPCPYHQYYYMTDEMLADELEDFKNNGTRAEKVKEIEKELFELYKDPQLDYKPKQLAERGGARYSDAACNIINSIYNDKRMIMTVSTRNNGTVTDLPTDSAVEVTCMITGNGPVPFQFGSFPPAERGLLQLMKSMEQLTIDAAVTGDYGTLLQAFTANPLITSGNGAKQVMDELLVAHKQYLPQFN; encoded by the coding sequence ATGAAAAAAAACTTAAAAATTGTAACAATTGGTGGCGGATCAAGCTACACGCCTGAACTTGTTGAGGGATTTATTAAACGTCATGCTGAATTGCCCTTAACAGAATTATGGTTAGTTGATGTAGAAGCAGGGGAAGAAAAACAAAGAATTGTTGGCGAAATGGCTCGTCGTATGTTTAAAGCTGCAAACATTGATTGTGAAGTTCATTTAACTTTAGATCGTAAGACAGCCCTAAAGGATGCTGATTTTGTCACAACACAGTTACGAGTAGGACAACTAGATGCACGTATTTTAGATGAACGTATTCCGTTAAGTCATGGCATGATTGGACAAGAAACCAATGGAGCTGGTGGTATTTTTAAAGCGTTAAGAACAGTACCAGTTATTTTAGATATTGTGGAAGATATGAAAGTTCAATGTCCCAATGCTTGGTTAGTCAATTTTGCCAATCCTGCTGGGATGGTAACAGAAGCTGTGTTGCGTTACGGAAACTGGGATAAAGTGGTTGGTTTATGTAATATTCCAGTTAATGCTGAAGTAGAAGAAGCGGCTATTTTAGAACGTAAACAAGAAGAATTATTCTTCCAATTTGCTGGAATCAATCATTTGCACTGGCACACAGTTGTTGATAACAAAGGCGTTGATTTAACGGATGAATTAATTTCAAGAATGTATGGTAAGAATTCAGATAACAAGAGTATCGTTGCTAACATTAAAGACAATAATATGATTTTTGAGCAAATTGAAAACTTGCATATGGTTCCATGTCCTTATCACCAGTATTACTATATGACAGATGAAATGTTAGCTGATGAGTTAGAAGATTTTAAAAATAATGGAACTCGTGCTGAAAAAGTTAAAGAGATTGAGAAAGAATTATTTGAACTTTATAAAGATCCTCAATTAGATTACAAACCAAAACAATTAGCCGAACGTGGTGGTGCTCGTTATAGTGATGCCGCTTGTAACATTATTAATTCAATTTATAACGATAAACGAATGATTATGACCGTTAGCACGAGAAATAATGGAACAGTTACTGATTTACCAACTGATTCAGCAGTTGAAGTGACCTGTATGATTACTGGAAATGGTCCAGTTCCTTTCCAATTTGGTAGCTTTCCACCAGCTGAACGTGGTTTATTGCAATTAATGAAATCAATGGAACAATTAACAATTGATGCTGCTGTAACAGGTGATTATGGAACATTACTACAAGCCTTTACGGCAAATCCCTTAATTACTAGCGGAAATGGTGCAAAACAAGTGATGGACGAATTATTAGTAGCACATAAACAATATTTGCCACAATTTAACTAA
- a CDS encoding EcsC family protein: MAIQAISEKKLFNLLDWAYEKVLNGTLPGMVSAEKLAQDYLAKHQTVEKSAAALIRTQNSKSMATGFATNLGGLITLPISIPANISTVILIQLQMIAAIAVMGGYDLKSDQVRSFVYLCLLGTSMTEVVKSTGVRVGNQAALAGIHKIPTATIIRLNQKVGFKLVTKFGEHGVVSLSKLVPVAGGVIGGSIDGISTNIIGKNAYRIFIADEKKVTGKKMQFFSKK, translated from the coding sequence ATGGCGATTCAAGCTATTTCAGAAAAGAAATTATTTAATTTACTAGATTGGGCCTATGAGAAGGTTTTAAATGGAACATTGCCTGGTATGGTTTCCGCTGAAAAGTTAGCACAAGATTATTTAGCCAAACATCAGACGGTGGAAAAAAGCGCAGCAGCTTTAATTCGTACGCAAAATAGTAAGAGCATGGCCACAGGATTTGCGACAAATTTAGGTGGTTTAATTACATTGCCAATTTCAATTCCAGCGAATATATCGACCGTTATTTTGATTCAGTTGCAAATGATTGCGGCTATCGCTGTGATGGGCGGCTATGATTTGAAATCAGATCAAGTGCGAAGTTTTGTCTATCTTTGCTTGCTAGGAACAAGTATGACAGAAGTAGTGAAATCAACAGGAGTAAGAGTTGGAAATCAAGCCGCTTTAGCTGGGATTCATAAAATTCCAACAGCAACTATTATTCGTTTAAATCAAAAGGTAGGCTTCAAATTGGTCACAAAATTTGGGGAACATGGAGTGGTGAGTTTATCCAAATTAGTTCCAGTAGCAGGTGGCGTGATTGGTGGTTCTATTGATGGGATATCAACAAATATCATTGGGAAGAATGCCTATCGTATTTTTATTGCCGATGAGAAGAAAGTGACAGGCAAAAAAATGCAGTTTTTTTCTAAAAAATAA
- a CDS encoding MFS transporter, with amino-acid sequence MEHQKKLLKNIQLNYYFSFFISFGITSMWVLYLAYKGMSLWEIGLIEGIFHGSSLLFEIPSGAIADTYGLRKTLIVGRLFAILSGLLLIFASSFWLLSLGFVLSALSYNLNSGTNEALVFESLKANSIEKTYLTVASKMNMVYEISSTFGIIVAGVLLDSYFEGVYLVQIALAILSIVSVFRMIEPPTPKNSEKKERIRYRDTLKEAYNILKGNLELVYLMAFFAILEGVAATFFFYFQSYLDDLKMPGYFISLLVFISCLFQATGSKCAPQIEGKLGKKGILFWMPITLALLLLAAGLASFPLILIFYVAINTLVAILAPIASDYFNQLIPSEQRATLISVSSMFYSFVMIILFPLIGGLAEIIRLKMCFILMGIFLSGLVVFQFFFTRQKQR; translated from the coding sequence ATGGAACACCAAAAGAAGTTGTTAAAAAATATTCAGTTAAATTATTATTTTAGTTTTTTTATAAGCTTTGGAATTACTAGTATGTGGGTGCTGTACTTAGCATACAAAGGAATGAGTTTGTGGGAGATTGGGTTGATTGAAGGGATTTTCCATGGCAGTAGTCTGCTTTTTGAAATTCCATCAGGAGCAATAGCGGATACGTATGGATTACGTAAAACGTTAATTGTGGGACGCTTGTTTGCAATTTTAAGTGGCTTATTATTGATTTTTGCTTCCAGTTTTTGGCTTTTATCATTAGGTTTTGTTTTATCTGCATTATCGTATAATTTAAATTCAGGAACAAATGAAGCATTGGTTTTTGAAAGTTTAAAGGCAAATTCAATTGAAAAAACTTATTTAACAGTAGCTTCTAAAATGAATATGGTTTATGAAATTTCTAGTACATTTGGAATTATAGTAGCTGGTGTCTTGTTAGACAGTTATTTTGAAGGAGTTTATCTTGTTCAGATTGCTTTAGCTATTCTTTCAATTGTTAGTGTATTTAGAATGATTGAACCGCCAACACCTAAAAATAGTGAAAAGAAAGAGCGGATTCGTTATCGTGATACTTTAAAAGAAGCCTATAATATTTTGAAAGGGAATCTTGAATTAGTTTATTTAATGGCGTTCTTTGCTATTTTAGAAGGCGTTGCAGCAACATTCTTTTTCTACTTTCAATCTTATTTAGATGATTTAAAGATGCCTGGTTACTTTATTTCATTATTAGTTTTTATTTCTTGTTTGTTTCAAGCAACAGGATCTAAATGTGCGCCACAGATTGAAGGCAAATTAGGTAAAAAAGGTATTTTATTTTGGATGCCTATTACGCTAGCACTACTATTATTGGCAGCTGGTTTGGCTTCATTCCCTTTGATTTTAATATTTTATGTTGCGATTAATACATTAGTAGCCATCTTGGCACCAATTGCTAGTGATTATTTTAATCAATTAATTCCCTCAGAACAGCGCGCAACTTTAATTAGCGTTTCGAGCATGTTTTATAGTTTTGTAATGATTATCTTGTTTCCATTAATTGGTGGATTAGCAGAAATCATTCGTTTAAAAATGTGCTTTATTTTAATGGGCATTTTCTTGAGTGGCTTAGTTGTCTTCCAATTTTTCTTTACAAGACAGAAACAGCGTTAA
- a CDS encoding LacI family DNA-binding transcriptional regulator: MTSIRDIAKLSGFSVSTVSRVLNNHPYVSTEKREIITKIIQDLDYTANQNAINLSLGKTNVIGVILPYTNNPTFDKMMKGILTAAIQNNYNLMLLPTNYHKEEELNHLNLLKNKRVDGLIITSKVNSWEVLREFTKYGTIVMCEKTHLSEFSAAYSNRLNSYLEVFTYLKEIGHQQVAFTSPRSTTKSTSSKLLMQAYEETFSHPKPAYFLEDCYSYEDGLKAGAYFLNQPNPPTAIYANGDEVAAGIYHFAQKKGLILPQDLLIIGEENLPIGKVLDIPSMDHQVELLGTTALNLAIQTTLAKKEIPYILRFPN; this comes from the coding sequence ATGACTAGTATCCGAGATATCGCAAAATTATCAGGTTTTTCAGTCAGTACTGTTTCACGAGTACTGAACAATCATCCCTATGTCTCTACTGAAAAGCGTGAAATTATCACAAAAATTATTCAAGATCTAGATTACACTGCTAATCAAAATGCCATTAATTTAAGCCTTGGGAAAACCAATGTCATCGGTGTTATTCTGCCTTACACAAACAATCCGACTTTTGATAAAATGATGAAAGGTATTCTGACCGCTGCCATTCAAAATAACTATAACTTGATGCTTTTGCCAACAAATTATCACAAAGAAGAGGAACTCAATCATTTAAATCTTCTAAAAAATAAACGAGTAGACGGGCTGATTATTACTTCAAAAGTCAATTCTTGGGAGGTTTTACGTGAATTCACTAAGTACGGCACAATTGTCATGTGTGAAAAAACGCATTTATCTGAATTTTCAGCAGCTTACAGTAATCGTTTAAATTCTTACTTAGAAGTTTTTACTTATTTAAAAGAAATTGGACACCAACAAGTTGCCTTTACAAGTCCACGTTCTACGACAAAAAGCACTAGTTCTAAGTTACTCATGCAAGCTTATGAAGAAACTTTTTCTCATCCTAAACCAGCCTATTTCTTGGAAGATTGCTATTCTTATGAAGACGGCTTAAAGGCCGGTGCATATTTTTTAAATCAGCCTAACCCACCAACAGCAATTTATGCAAATGGTGATGAGGTTGCTGCTGGTATCTATCATTTTGCTCAAAAAAAAGGACTGATACTGCCTCAAGACTTACTCATCATTGGTGAAGAGAATTTACCAATTGGCAAGGTCTTAGATATTCCTTCAATGGATCATCAAGTTGAATTATTAGGTACAACTGCTTTAAATTTAGCAATTCAAACAACTCTTGCAAAAAAGGAAATTCCGTATATTTTACGTTTTCCAAACTAA
- a CDS encoding murein hydrolase activator EnvC family protein — protein MKKKLTVGLIATVFMIQPILLNETAKANTVDDIHTKAKAIEEKNNEVTNRINESDASLQSLEVEKATLETDVTKLQAEIDTIILKLQKQEENLTKTEERMKQLKAEIAVLEERIEQRSEKLENQARYVQTDGDVMNIANVVLTAENFSDLIGRVSAVSTLVSANKNIVVEHEKDQDSLEVAEKSTQVEKEAALTIKNEIEVAKNNLYAQKTEQDDKIVQIASKYKLTETEKNNLVAEKTVLASQASKLSSDLKAEEARITAEQQAKIAADLQAEAMNAAAAAQQAAANQNTTTSSVSDGSNSNNSGSTTEGGFVRPANGYVSSPFGYRNDPFSGAQTFHKGIDIAGGGSIVATKGGVVEYSSYNNGGYGYLVIIDHGVVNGMNYKSYYAHMAAGSLTKSPGQSVSQGEQIGIMGTTGSSTGVHLHFEIRENNNPVNPAPFIGL, from the coding sequence ATGAAGAAAAAACTAACAGTTGGTTTGATTGCGACAGTTTTTATGATTCAACCAATTCTTTTAAATGAAACAGCAAAAGCTAATACAGTAGATGATATCCATACAAAAGCAAAAGCTATTGAAGAAAAAAATAATGAGGTAACTAATAGAATAAATGAATCAGATGCATCTTTGCAAAGTTTAGAAGTTGAAAAAGCAACTTTAGAAACAGACGTAACAAAGTTGCAAGCTGAGATTGATACAATTATACTTAAATTACAAAAACAAGAAGAGAACTTAACAAAAACGGAAGAGCGTATGAAACAGCTAAAAGCTGAAATTGCTGTGTTAGAAGAACGGATTGAGCAACGTTCAGAGAAATTGGAAAATCAAGCACGTTATGTTCAAACAGACGGCGACGTGATGAATATTGCCAATGTAGTCTTAACAGCAGAAAATTTTTCAGATTTAATTGGTCGTGTTTCAGCTGTTTCAACATTAGTATCAGCCAATAAAAACATTGTTGTTGAACATGAAAAAGATCAAGATAGTTTAGAAGTAGCTGAAAAGTCAACACAAGTTGAAAAAGAAGCTGCCTTAACTATCAAAAATGAAATTGAAGTTGCTAAAAATAATTTATATGCACAAAAAACAGAACAAGATGATAAGATTGTTCAAATTGCTTCAAAATATAAATTAACAGAAACAGAAAAAAATAATTTAGTGGCTGAAAAAACGGTTTTAGCTAGTCAAGCAAGTAAATTAAGCAGTGATTTAAAAGCTGAAGAGGCTCGAATTACTGCAGAACAACAAGCGAAGATTGCAGCTGATTTACAGGCTGAAGCAATGAACGCTGCTGCGGCAGCGCAACAAGCGGCTGCTAACCAAAATACTACTACTAGCTCAGTTAGTGATGGCAGCAACTCAAATAATTCCGGAAGTACGACTGAAGGAGGATTTGTTCGCCCGGCAAACGGGTACGTGAGTTCACCTTTTGGTTATCGTAATGACCCATTTTCTGGTGCTCAAACGTTTCATAAGGGAATTGATATTGCTGGCGGTGGTTCAATTGTTGCCACAAAAGGTGGAGTAGTAGAGTATTCTAGTTATAACAATGGTGGCTATGGTTATTTAGTAATCATTGATCATGGTGTTGTCAATGGAATGAACTATAAGTCTTATTATGCACATATGGCAGCAGGTAGCTTAACAAAATCACCTGGTCAATCTGTTAGTCAAGGAGAGCAGATTGGGATTATGGGAACAACCGGTTCTTCTACGGGAGTTCATTTGCATTTTGAAATTCGTGAAAATAACAATCCAGTCAATCCAGCACCCTTTATCGGTTTATAA
- a CDS encoding TrmH family RNA methyltransferase, with protein sequence METILSTKNDRVKQWKKLQTKKGREKSGTYLIEGYHLLDEALKNQATLLAVIISEENQSNKLLLNEDIPQFMISTEIAKQLSETETSQGIFAVIKMVSLTKENLDLTKPYLFLDNVQDPGNVGTMIRTADAAGFGGIVLGKGSVDLYNSKVLRSMQGSHFHLPIFQEDLTDWFALFKEHQIPVYGTELNEAAASYQTISPMDRFALVMGNEGNGMSESLLKATTKNLYIPIAGQAESLNVAVAAGILMFSLKR encoded by the coding sequence ATGGAAACAATTCTTTCAACAAAGAATGATCGTGTTAAACAATGGAAAAAATTACAAACAAAAAAAGGTCGAGAAAAAAGTGGAACATACTTGATTGAAGGCTATCATTTATTGGATGAAGCTTTGAAAAATCAAGCTACTCTACTAGCGGTAATTATTAGTGAAGAGAACCAATCTAATAAGCTGCTGTTGAATGAAGACATTCCACAATTTATGATTTCAACGGAAATTGCGAAGCAATTAAGTGAAACAGAAACAAGTCAAGGTATTTTTGCTGTAATCAAAATGGTCAGCTTAACTAAAGAAAATCTTGATTTAACAAAACCTTATTTATTCTTAGATAATGTGCAAGATCCTGGTAATGTTGGGACAATGATTCGTACCGCAGATGCTGCTGGGTTTGGTGGGATTGTGCTAGGAAAAGGTTCTGTTGATTTGTATAATAGTAAGGTTTTACGTTCGATGCAAGGAAGTCATTTTCATTTACCAATTTTTCAAGAGGACTTGACGGATTGGTTCGCTTTGTTCAAAGAACATCAGATTCCGGTTTATGGCACAGAATTAAATGAAGCAGCAGCTAGTTATCAAACCATTTCACCAATGGATCGCTTTGCTTTAGTTATGGGAAATGAAGGCAATGGTATGAGTGAGTCGTTATTAAAGGCAACGACGAAAAATCTTTATATCCCAATTGCTGGTCAAGCCGAATCTTTAAATGTTGCAGTTGCAGCTGGGATTTTAATGTTCTCTTTGAAAAGATAA